The following are from one region of the Neurospora crassa OR74A linkage group III, whole genome shotgun sequence genome:
- a CDS encoding fungal cellulose binding domain-containing protein, whose amino-acid sequence MAGLHSRLTTFLLLLLSALPAIAAAAPSSGCGKGPTLRNGQTVTTNINGKSRRYTVRLPDNYNQNNPYRLIFLWHPLGSSMQKIIQGEDPNRGGVLPYYGLPPLDTSKSAIYVVPDGLNAGWANQNGEDVSFFDNILQTVSDGLCIDTNLVFSTGFSYGGGMSFSLACSRANKVRAVAVISGAQLSGCAGGNDPVAYYAQHGTSDGVLNVAMGRQLRDRFVRNNGCQPANGEVQPGSGGRSTRVEYQGCQQGKDVVWVVHGGDHNPSQRDPGQNDPFAPRNTWEFFSRFN is encoded by the coding sequence ATGGCAGGCCTTCACTCCCGCCTCACcacttttctccttctcctcctctctgccctccccgccatcgccgccgccgccccctcctccggctGCGGTAAAGGTCCCACCCTCCGCAACGGCCAAAccgtcaccaccaacatcaacggCAAATCGCGTCGCTACACCGTCCGGCTTCCGGACAACTACAACCAAAACAACCCCTACcgcctcatcttcctctggCACCCCCTCGGCAGCTCCATGCAAAAGATCATTCAGGGCGAAGACCCCAACCGCGGCGGCGTCCTGCCTTACTACGGCCTGCCGCCCCTCGACACGAGCAAGAGTGCCATCTACGTGGTTCCGGACGGGTTGAACGCGGGCTGGGCGAACCAGAACGGGGAGGACGTCTCCTTTTTCGACAACATTCTGCAAACCGTGAGCGACGGGCTGTGCATCGACACCAACCTCGTCTTCAGCACGGGCTTCTcctacggcggcggcatgaGTTTCAGCCTGGCGTGCTCGCGGGCGAACAAAGTCCGTGCCGTCGCTGTCATCTCTGGCGCGCAGCTTTCTGGCTGCGCGGGCGGGAATGATCCGGTGGCGTACTACGCGCAACACGGAACGTCCGACGGCGTGCTGAATGTGGCGATGGGAAGACAGTTGAGAGATCGGTTCGTGAGGAACAATGGGTGTCAGCCGGCAAACGGGGAAGTGCAGCCTGGTAGTGGGGGACGGTCTACGAGGGTTGAGTATCAGGGATGTCAACAGGGTAAGGACGTGGTGTGGGTGGTGCATGGCGGAGATCATAATCCGAGTCAGAGGGATCCGGGACAGAACGACCCGTTTGCGCCGAGGAACACTTGGGAGTTCTTTAGCAGGTTCAACTAG
- a CDS encoding epoxide hydrolase produces the protein MGSVSPTFSTLPAGVKVQPTPFRINVAESDLAQFRSLIQQAIIPPEQFYNQHANAATGKFGITRDWLIQARDYWLNTYDWRAQETFINSFPQYKQTVVGPTSGQTFDLHFAALFSLRKDAIPIIFMHGWPGSFLEFVPMLDILRSRYTPETLPYHVIVPSIPDYGFSSRPNDSALQELNMEFAAEAMNELMLSLGFGSTGYVAQGGDVGYALARAMANNHDACKTSHLNMFMFTPDQFAACQQEPLTEREEKLLTGTNAWIKQGSAYAYEHGTRPSTIALTLSTNPVAMLAWMGEKFIEWSDNRKHGGSRPLSLDTILDGVSLYWFSGCFPRTMWSYRSLVPAIGATAVVQESLSVQKPFGYSAFPVEIGTLPRTWGKKLFGDRLAYYKEHEVGGHFAALQEPENFLDDIEEFVRFIAPKVGLAKGGKSA, from the coding sequence ATGGGCTCTGTCTCACCCACGTTTTCCACCCTGCCCGCGGGCGTCAAGGTGCAACCAACCCCTTTCCGTATCAACGTTGCCGAGTCCGACCTCGCCCAGTTCCGGTCCCTCATCCAGCAAGCCATCATTCCCCCAGAGCAGTTCTACAACCAGCACGCCAACGCTGCCACGGGCAAATTTGGCATCACACGCGACTGGCTGATCCAGGCCCGGGACTACTGGCTCAACACGTATGACTGGCGGGCCCAGGAAACCTTCATCAACTCCTTCCCCCAGTATAAGCAAACCGTCGTCGGCCCTACCTCCGGCCAGACATTTGACCTACACTTTGccgccctcttctccctccgcAAGGATGCCAttcccatcatcttcatgCACGGCTGGCCAGGCTCCTTCTTGGAGTTCGTCCCGATGCTGGACATCCTCCGCTCGCGGTACACTCCCGAAACGCTCCCCTACCACGTCATCGTCCCTTCCATCCCCGATTACGGCTTCTCCTCTCGTCCCAACGACTCGGCCCTCCAAGAGTTGAACATGGAGTTTGCGGCGGAAGCCATGAACGAGCTCATGCTGTCCCTCGGCTTCGGCAGCACCGGCTACGTCGCCCAGGGCGGCGATGTCGGGTACGCCCTCGCCCGCGCCATGGCCAACAACCACGACGCCTGCAAGACTTCGCACCTCAACATGTTCATGTTCACCCCGGACCAGTTCGCCGCGTGTCAGCAAGAGCCCCTGACTGAGCGCGAGGAGAAGCTCCTGACGGGCACCAATGCGTGGATCAAGCAAGGGTCGGCATACGCCTATGAGCACGGCACGCGGCCGTCCACCATTGCCTTGACGCTCAGCACCAACCCCGTCGCCATGCTCGCGTGGATGGGCGAGAAGTTCATCGAGTGGTCTGACAACAGAAAACACGGCGGCTCCCGCCCGCTGTCGCTGGACACGATCCTCGATGGCGTATCGCTCTACTGGTTCAGTGGGTGCTTCCCGAGAACCATGTGGAGCTACCGCAGTCTCGTGCCGGCCATTGGGGCGACGGCCGTCGTGCAGGAGAGCTTGAGCGTGCAAAAGCCGTTTGGGTACTCGGCGTTCCCGGTCGAGATTGGTACCCTGCCGAGGACGTGGGGGAAGAAGTTGTTTGGGGACCGGTTGGCGTATTACAAGGAGCATGAGGTGGGTGGACACTTTGCGGCGCTGCAGGAGCCCGAGAACTTTTTGGATGATATTGAGGAGTTTGTGAGGTTTATCGCGCCCAAGGTCGGCTTGGCTAAGGGTGGGAAGAGTGCTTGA